A window from Pseudomonadota bacterium encodes these proteins:
- a CDS encoding saccharopine dehydrogenase NADP-binding domain-containing protein codes for MPEHDGFMVYGAYGYTGELIARRCVERGLRPLLGGRDSARLCALAAALRLPARTCALEGPGLPDALQGVQLVLHCAGPFSATARPMLEAALSVGAHYLDITGEVAVFELALAMDARAREAGVVVCPGVGFDVVPTDCIAMTLAAALPSASRLSLAFDTRSRLSPGTTKTSIEGLVAGGRARVDGRLIREPLAHRSRSIDFGAGEKLAMAITWGDLVTAWHSTGIPNVDVYVPISPRALRRLRQLRMLSPLLHLPGALWAAKEVAGQRVHGPDSPARAAHGTALWGEVAESEPGGARKIARLSTANGYEVTIEAALAIAQHVLQVRPSGGYYTPGQLMGAEFVSELPGSSAIVVTDP; via the coding sequence ATGCCTGAGCATGATGGATTTATGGTCTACGGCGCCTACGGCTACACGGGCGAGTTGATCGCCAGACGCTGTGTCGAACGCGGCTTACGGCCCCTACTCGGCGGGCGCGACAGCGCACGCCTGTGCGCCCTCGCCGCCGCTCTACGGCTACCTGCCCGAACCTGCGCCCTCGAGGGCCCAGGACTGCCCGACGCCCTGCAGGGCGTGCAGCTGGTACTGCACTGTGCGGGACCGTTTTCAGCCACTGCACGACCAATGCTCGAGGCGGCGCTGTCGGTCGGCGCCCACTACCTGGACATCACGGGCGAGGTCGCCGTATTTGAACTTGCCTTGGCGATGGATGCGCGCGCTCGCGAGGCCGGCGTCGTCGTGTGCCCGGGCGTGGGTTTCGACGTGGTCCCCACAGACTGCATCGCCATGACCCTTGCCGCTGCCTTGCCTAGCGCCAGTCGCCTGTCGCTCGCCTTCGATACGCGATCCCGCTTGAGCCCGGGGACGACGAAGACCTCCATCGAGGGCCTGGTGGCGGGCGGGCGCGCGCGCGTCGATGGCAGGTTGATCCGCGAACCCCTGGCCCATCGCTCGCGTTCCATCGACTTCGGCGCCGGCGAGAAGCTCGCTATGGCGATCACCTGGGGCGACCTAGTGACGGCTTGGCACAGCACGGGCATACCAAATGTCGATGTCTACGTGCCGATCTCTCCGCGGGCCCTGCGGCGCCTGCGACAACTCAGGATGCTCAGTCCCCTGCTCCACCTTCCCGGCGCCCTCTGGGCAGCGAAGGAAGTGGCGGGTCAGCGGGTTCACGGACCCGATTCGCCGGCGCGGGCAGCCCACGGGACCGCGCTTTGGGGCGAGGTGGCGGAGTCGGAACCTGGCGGCGCGCGCAAGATTGCTCGCCTGAGCACTGCCAACGGCTACGAGGTCACGATCGAGGCGGCGCTGGCCATCGCCCAGCACGTCCTGCAGGTGCGCCCCAGCGGCGGTTACTACACGCCGGGTCAGCTCATGGGTGCAGAGTTCGTCAGCGAACTGCCGGGATCGAGTGCGATCGTGGTGACGGACCCCTAG